The Gloeobacter violaceus PCC 7421 DNA window GTAAACAATGACGGAGAAAGATTGGGGTAGCTGCCGGTGCCGGGAGCAGGAACTTGATCTTCCAGTTCGGCCGCCTCCGGGTCGGGCGCCACCTCGCGCAGCCACTCGGAAGGTTTGACCGGCTTGCCCTGTGGCAGGCGCACCTTCGGATCGTTGGCGTTTTGCAGTACCGTTCCCAGGTACACTTCGCGGTCGATACCGAGGGTCGCTTCGCTAATCTGGGAGGCGGCCAGCAAGTTGACTTCTGAGGAGTGCACGCCGTTGTTTACAGAACTCAACCCGCCGAAAGGACCGGCGGCGAAGGAACCGTCTGCGGTGTAAGGGCCGCTTCTAAAGGTGAACAGATTCGGGATCTGCGTGGTGTCGTTGATGCCGTCCGGCGAACTTTCGAAATGGCCGAAGGGCACATCGAGCACCGCATTGTCGAAGGCTTGTTCGATTTTTTGCGGGTCGGGCAACTCGACGCGCCTGCCCTGGCTGTCGATGATCGTCTTGCCGCTGCCCCGATAGGCCGGATCGAGCGGATCGATGTTGAGGCGCGCGAATCCGGCGGCGGTATTTGGCGAGAGGGCGATGAGCAAGGGAATGTTGAGATCGCCGTTGGGCACCCCCTGCAAGGGGTTGCCGCTTTGTTTATGGCAGTCGTGACCTCCTCGGCGGATTAATACCAACCGAGATCCGCTTGCGCAAAATTATGCGCCTCGCAACCCCAACGAGCCTGTCGCCTGCGCAAAACGTTGCATGCGCCGCACGGTCAAGGCAGCCCCCAACCGGAGCGCAGGACTTTGTAAACAGCTTCGGGAAGCTGGACGATGACCGGCTCGGCCTCGGGTCTCAACCAGGACAGCAGCGTCTCGATCCGCTCGCGCGCCATCGCCGTGCAGCCGGCGGTGGGCGAGGCCGCACCGGCCCAGACGTGCAGAAAAATGCACGATCCGCCCGCGGGCCGGGGCGGATCGCTATTGTGAGCCACCACGATCACCCAGCGGTACAGTTCGTCGTCGCGGCGCATCACCTCGGCGGAAGACCAGGTCTCGGGCCGGTCGGGGCCGATGGAGACGATCCGGTTGTACTCGCGGGCTTGCGGGTCGTCCACGCAGCGGTCGGCAGCGGTAAGCGCTCGGTAAGTCACGGCTGTTCCGGGAGGTGGGGCGCTGCTGTAGCCATAAGTCTCATTCAACCGGTACACCCCCGCCGGGGAGCGGCCGTCGCCCTCGCGCTTGGTGGGTCCACCCGCCGCCGGGGCCGCCAGCCCCTGCCCCCACCCGAGGCCGCCGCTGCCGAGGACGATGGGCCAGGGATCGCCCACAGGTTTCCAGGTAACGCCCGAGCGCTCGTAGCGCTGCAAACGGCCGGTGGTCGCCCGCCAGTCGGCACTGGTGACCAGGATCAACTGGGCGGTATCCTCAGGAATCGGCACAGCGTGGACCACAACGGGCCAGATCAACCACAACAGCGCAACCCACCAGCTTCGCGACACGCGCACTCTCCACAGCCTGCGCCGAACAATCTAGCAGTTGCGGGTGTACCGTTGGCAGGGCAAACGATGTACCTTATACTGCACCCGACATCGCTCTTGCCGCCATGCTCTCGCTCAACCGCTATCAGTGGACGGTCCTCTTCGCCGCCTGGCTCGGCTGGGGATTCGACATTTTCGACAGTCTGCTTTTTAACTTTGTCGCCCCCAACTGCGTGCCGACCCTGCTGGGGCTGACCATCGGTTCGCCGGAAGCCAAAGAAGCGACATTGCAGTGGACGGGAATTCTCACTTCGCTGCTGTTGCTGGGGTGGGCGGCAGGCGGCATCCTGTTCGGCAAGATTGCCGATCAGATCGGTCGCACCAAGACGCTGCTGTTTACCATCATCCTGTACGCCGTGGGCACCGCCAGTTGCGCCTTCGCCCCCAATATCTGGGTACTGGCGCTGTGCCGGTTGGTGGCAAGCCTGGGCATCGGCGGCGAGTGGGCGGCGGGGGCGACGATGGTGGCGGAGGTGGTGCCCGAGAACAAGCGCGTCGAGGCGGGGGCGATTCTTTATACGGCGGCCCCGGCCGGTCTGCTGCTTGCGACCTTTTTGAATCTGCAGGTGGCGGGGGTTTTCTTGAAATCGAGCCCCGAGACCAGCTGGCGCTACGTATTTTTGTTCGGGCTCATCCCGGCGGCGGCGGCGCTGTTTGTGCGTCTTTTTCTCAAAGAGCCCGAGCGTTGGCAGCAGGTGGCAGGCAAGCAGAAGCCCCCCGCCATCGCCGAATTGTTCGAACGGCAGAACCTGCCTTTGACCCTGAGCGGCTTTTTGATGGCCGTCACGGCGCTACTCACCTGGTGGAGCAGCTCGGCGTTTATTCCGGTGGTGGCGACGGGATTGGCTGCCAGCGAGGCGGCCCTGCGCGGCCTCGCCAAGCCCGAGACCCAGGGTCTGATCGAAAACTGGAAAGCGATCGCCTCCAACAGCTTCAACCTAGGCGGCCTGATCGGCACCCTGCTCACCGTGCCCGCCGCCAAGTACCTGGGGCGGCGGACGATGTTCGCGCTGTATTTTTTGTTGTCGGGGGCGGCGCTGCTGGTCACCTTCGGTCTCGAACTACCCCCGGAGGTGCGGCTTTATTTGTATTTCCCGATCGGCCTCACGGTCTTCGGCGTCTTCGGCAGCTTTACCTATTACCTGCCGGAATTATTTCCGACGCGCCTGCGGGCCACCGGGGCGGGCTTTTGTTATAACGTCGGGCGGATCGTGGCGGCGGGGGGACCGTTCCTGGTGGGCTACATCGCAAGCCAGGGGGCCAACAGCCTGCAAAGCGCCCTGAGCACCCTCTTTTGGGTCGGCTTCGTGCCGCTGGTGGGGCTGCTGTTTATTCCCCTGGTGATCGAGACGCGCGGCCAGGTACTGGCGGACTGAATCAAGGCAACTCTGGTCATCTACGTGAGCGCCAGAACCATGCGCGCAATCCCCGGACAGCCGAGCGCCTCTTCGAAACCGGGATCGGTGCACTTTTCGACCAGCCGGAAGCCGGCTTTTTCGTAGATCCGCTGCGCGGCGCTGTTGCCGATGTAGAGATTGAGCTGGGCAGCTGAGAAACCCAGGCCGCGGCCCTTTTCGACCATGTGAATAAGCAGCGCGCTTGCCAGGCCGCGATCGCGATAGGCGGGCAGGGTGGCGACATGGTCGATGCTCCAGGCGTGTTCCCCTTCGCTCGGAGTACAACCTTCAAACGGCTCCACCCGCTCGTTCAACTCGGCAATTTGCCGTTCGCCCCAACCGATTTCGTAGAGCGCTTCACCCAGGCAGTGCAGACCCACAGCCCGGCTGTCGTAACCTGCGAGCACCGCCGCCACCCGCCGCTGTTCCTCGGCCACCACGAAATGCGACCAGTGAAACCAGGTCACCGTTCGGGCGCGCACCAGTTGCTCGAGCACCCCCAGCCGCTGCTCAAAAGAGCCGGGAAAAAACAGATCGTAGGGAGCCACCGCCAGGTGGGAGCGGTTCGCCAGGTAGGCCAGGTAGGCGATCTCGGGGCTGTCGGTGGGACGGGCGGGACGGATGGACATGGTGAATAGACCGGCTGATTCATCGTAGCCAGCCGCGTCCACGAGTCATCGATCGCCGGACAAGAAAGGTGAGACCCACCGGGGCCTCACCCATTACCTTTCAGCGCTGGACCCGCCGCGTCCGGCAGGAAAACTCTATCGCCCGGCCGCGCTGCTCAGCCGACGGGTCAACCGACACCCGCTTGCGATGTTGGTTGACCCGGGCCGCTTGACTCTTAGCGGCAGTTGGCGCTCGCCAGGGCGGTCGCGGTGCCCGCGTAGGGCGTCGAATCGGTGTACGGCTCCGAAGCGCGCGGACCGCTCTCGTCGTTGTCCGGGTTGAAACGCGGGTTGTCGATGCACTGCTCGGCGCCGGGGCTGAAGACCACCCCACCGAGGCGGCCGCCCTCGGCGCTCAGGGTAGGAGCGACGGTCTTGCCGGCCTGGATGTCTTTGATTTGCTGGACGCTCAGGCCGGGGTACTGCGAGCGCAGACCTTTGTCGACGGCCAAAGCGGGAACGCAGAAGGCGACGAGGGCAAAAGCGGCGAGGACGGGGGCAAAGCGACGGTGCATGGCGGTGTCTCCTGGGCTGAAAGTGTGTTTTTGAGCGCTCTGGGCTCATGACTTCATACTCAGGGACGGCAATGAGCGCTTTGTGAAGTTTTGATGAGAAGCCCCTTAGGCAAACTCTCCCTGCCCTGCGGGTCGTTGGGCGGAGTCGAGATCCCGCTGGGGTGCCGGGCGGCGTACTAAGTACGGGGGACACCGGTACAGGGTACAGAGCATCGAGGGGACCATGGCAGTCGAACCACCACCGCAGCACGATGAATATCGGTGCGCAGCCGCTCAACCGATGGGCGAGGAACCGCTCAGCGCCGGTCAACGCCTGGGAGCGTACAGGATTATCCGACCCGTCGGCCAGGGCGGCATGGGGGCGGTCTACCTGGCGGAGCGCGACGACGGCCAGTTCGACAAGCGCGCCGCCGTCAAAATTCTCCAACCGCAACTGCACGGGCCGGGCTTGCGCGAACGGTTCATCGGCGAGCGGCAGATCCTCGCAAGCCTCGATCATCCGTACATCACCCGTCTGCTCGACGGCGGCACCACCGAGCAGGGGCTGCCTTATCTGGTGATGGACTACGTCGAAGGGCAGCCCATCAATCTCTACTGCAACGAACGGAAACTGGATGTAGACGAACGGCTGCGGCTGTTTCTCAAAGTCTGCGAGGCAGTGCACTATGCCCACGCCCACCGGGTGATCCACCGTGATCTCAAGCCTGCCAATATTTTGATCGACCCGGAGGGCAATCCCAGGCTGCTCGATTTTGGAATCGCCAAATTGTTGCCCGCCGACCCCGAGGCCACCGCCGTGTTCAGCCAGTCGATGACCCGGCTTTTGACGCCCGGGTACGCCTCGCCGGAGCAAATCAAAGGCGAAGCGATCACCCCGGCTAGCGACGAGTATTCCCTGGCGGTGGTGCTGTGCGAGTTGCTGAGCGGCCGGCGGCCAGGGGAGGCAACCCCACAGCAGCTCACCGGAAAACTGGCCGGTCCGCTCGCCAGTCTTGTGCTCAAGGCGCTCTGCGAAGATCCCCTCGATCGCTTCGGATCGGTGGCGGCATTTTCCCTGGCCATCGAGCGCCACCTGACGGGCCAGGCTCTCCCGTGGCCGCGGACGGGCACGCTGCTGTGGCCAATCCGTGCCCACCGGCGGCTGGTGACGGCAATGGCGGCAGCCTGTCTGGCGGTGGGTCTCGGCTGGTGGTCGTTGCAGGCCGCCGTTCCCCCCGCCCGCCGAGCCATTGCCGTACTGCCCTTCGAGAACTTGAGCGGCGACGGCCGGAGCGCCTACTTCAGCAAAGGCGTCGCAGTCGATCTCGCCGATCAGCTGGGCAAAACCGGGCGCTTTACGATCATCGCCGGGCGGGCGGCCACGGGCGGGAGCCATCACCACCTGCGCCGACCCTTCGGCACCGAGGCAGTGCTCAGCGGCAGTGTGCGCCGCACCGGCGGGCACATCCGCGTAGTCAGCCAGCTTATCGATGCCCGTAGCGGTGTGCAACTGTGGTCCGAAAGCTTCGATCGGCCGCTGCAATCCGGCTTTGCCGATCAAACGGAGGTTGCCCGGCAAATTGTCGGTGCTCTGGAATCCCAATACTCCCCAGTCCGCAAGACGATCGCTCCAAAGTCGCGCTCTGCGAAGGCAAACTGTTTACAAAACTTTTGCCCTTCCGGGGGTCCAAATTGAGCTACTGCGGTGCATTATCGCGCGTATTTATTTATAGATGACAGTTAGAGACACACGCAAGATCCGCCCCTGCATCCACTGCTTTTCCCTCTTCATTCCAGGAGATTGTGATGAAAAACTCCGATGATTTTGGTGTCGCCAACACCCGCGTGATCGTCCAGGCAACGGCCATCGACGTGGCCTTTACCAACGAGTACAAAAGCTTTCCACGCACCGCCCTGGGGTTGATGCTGGCGGTGGGTTGCGCGTTGAGTAAGCCCCTGCCGGTGACTTACTGGGCTGTGGATCACCAACTGAGCGATATCGACGCGCTCGTGGCCCGGGTGCCGATGCATCCCTGATTTTGCTTCCGCTCCAGCCGGGTGCCGGGGGAAATCCCCCGGCACCTATTTTTTTGCAGACCGGGACAGCCGGCGATAGACCACCGCCAGGGCTTCCTTGGCCCCGACGTTGCCCGGAAAGAGCACCACCGGCAGATCCGGAAAATCGGGATGATCGGCGGGGGTGCGCACCACCGAACATCCGGGTAGGATCTGGCCCAAAAGCCGGGCGGTGCGCAGGGTGAGTCCCCGGCTGAGGGTGTCGTTGGAGGTGATGCCCCCTTTGCTCACCAGATAGCCAATCGTTTCAGGCAGGTGGCGCTCCACGGCCATGAGCAACCCCGAGACCGTCTCGCCGAAGGCCAGGCGCGTCTGCACATCCGGAAAAGTCAGCTCCCGACGGCTGGTGTAAACGACGGGCGTCTCGCCTCGGGCGTGGGCCGCCGCCACGGCGGCATTCACTTCGGTGAGCAACTCGGCGCGCGCCGCTTCCCCCCCCGCCAGGAGCCGTTCCACCTCCACGGCGATCCCGGCGGTGCCGGGCTCCTGGAGCAACCGTTCGAGCTGCTCGGTGGTCTTGCGCACGTGCGAGCCCACGATCACCGCCCCCGGCCGGCCGCCGCGCACGAAGGACGCCATTGCCTCGGCGGGAACCGGCTGCGGAGGCAGATCGGCGAGGGCCGTCAGCACACTGGCGGCGCTGCGCAACAAAAACCGTTTGCCCCGCTCCACCGAGCGCAGCAGCACCCGGGCAAAGCGGTCGAGATCGTCTTGAACCTCCGCGTCCACGACGACGCTGCGGTTGTCCTGCAGCGCCATCAGCCGCTCCTGCAGACACTCCCCG harbors:
- a CDS encoding GNAT family N-acetyltransferase yields the protein MSIRPARPTDSPEIAYLAYLANRSHLAVAPYDLFFPGSFEQRLGVLEQLVRARTVTWFHWSHFVVAEEQRRVAAVLAGYDSRAVGLHCLGEALYEIGWGERQIAELNERVEPFEGCTPSEGEHAWSIDHVATLPAYRDRGLASALLIHMVEKGRGLGFSAAQLNLYIGNSAAQRIYEKAGFRLVEKCTDPGFEEALGCPGIARMVLALT
- a CDS encoding L,D-transpeptidase family protein, with protein sequence MSRSWWVALLWLIWPVVVHAVPIPEDTAQLILVTSADWRATTGRLQRYERSGVTWKPVGDPWPIVLGSGGLGWGQGLAAPAAGGPTKREGDGRSPAGVYRLNETYGYSSAPPPGTAVTYRALTAADRCVDDPQAREYNRIVSIGPDRPETWSSAEVMRRDDELYRWVIVVAHNSDPPRPAGGSCIFLHVWAGAASPTAGCTAMARERIETLLSWLRPEAEPVIVQLPEAVYKVLRSGWGLP
- a CDS encoding MFS transporter, with translation MLSLNRYQWTVLFAAWLGWGFDIFDSLLFNFVAPNCVPTLLGLTIGSPEAKEATLQWTGILTSLLLLGWAAGGILFGKIADQIGRTKTLLFTIILYAVGTASCAFAPNIWVLALCRLVASLGIGGEWAAGATMVAEVVPENKRVEAGAILYTAAPAGLLLATFLNLQVAGVFLKSSPETSWRYVFLFGLIPAAAALFVRLFLKEPERWQQVAGKQKPPAIAELFERQNLPLTLSGFLMAVTALLTWWSSSAFIPVVATGLAASEAALRGLAKPETQGLIENWKAIASNSFNLGGLIGTLLTVPAAKYLGRRTMFALYFLLSGAALLVTFGLELPPEVRLYLYFPIGLTVFGVFGSFTYYLPELFPTRLRATGAGFCYNVGRIVAAGGPFLVGYIASQGANSLQSALSTLFWVGFVPLVGLLFIPLVIETRGQVLAD
- a CDS encoding four-carbon acid sugar kinase family protein, with translation MSPAVKLVVIDDDPTGSQTVHGCLLLMQWDVETLKLGIADDSPLMFILANTRALDPERAAETTRAVCRNLKTALAAMGVADYLLVSRSDSTLRGHYPLETDVIAQEMGPIDAHFLVPAFLEGGRLTRDSVHYLNGVPVHETEFARDSVFAYRHSYLPAYVEEKTGGRIPAEAVERLVLGDIRGECLQERLMALQDNRSVVVDAEVQDDLDRFARVLLRSVERGKRFLLRSAASVLTALADLPPQPVPAEAMASFVRGGRPGAVIVGSHVRKTTEQLERLLQEPGTAGIAVEVERLLAGGEAARAELLTEVNAAVAAAHARGETPVVYTSRRELTFPDVQTRLAFGETVSGLLMAVERHLPETIGYLVSKGGITSNDTLSRGLTLRTARLLGQILPGCSVVRTPADHPDFPDLPVVLFPGNVGAKEALAVVYRRLSRSAKK
- a CDS encoding serine/threonine protein kinase codes for the protein MAVEPPPQHDEYRCAAAQPMGEEPLSAGQRLGAYRIIRPVGQGGMGAVYLAERDDGQFDKRAAVKILQPQLHGPGLRERFIGERQILASLDHPYITRLLDGGTTEQGLPYLVMDYVEGQPINLYCNERKLDVDERLRLFLKVCEAVHYAHAHRVIHRDLKPANILIDPEGNPRLLDFGIAKLLPADPEATAVFSQSMTRLLTPGYASPEQIKGEAITPASDEYSLAVVLCELLSGRRPGEATPQQLTGKLAGPLASLVLKALCEDPLDRFGSVAAFSLAIERHLTGQALPWPRTGTLLWPIRAHRRLVTAMAAACLAVGLGWWSLQAAVPPARRAIAVLPFENLSGDGRSAYFSKGVAVDLADQLGKTGRFTIIAGRAATGGSHHHLRRPFGTEAVLSGSVRRTGGHIRVVSQLIDARSGVQLWSESFDRPLQSGFADQTEVARQIVGALESQYSPVRKTIAPKSRSAKANCLQNFCPSGGPN